DNA from Massilia antarctica:
TATGTTTATTAAATTGAATCACTTCATGGATGTGGACATGAAACAGCGAACCTGCCGCGCCGCTGGTAAGCGTCGGCTTGGTGACGATTGAGTTGAGCGCCGTCTTGCCTGATGATGGCGTCACGCCGCTGGGAAGCGGCGTGTTTTCAGGCGGTGGCCAGCTGCCAGGCGCCATGCCAGGGCAGCAATTGGCCGACACGGTTGAGGGGGGGCGATGTGGGCTGGCGCGCGGCGCAACCAGGCTTGCGCGTCAATCCCGTTTAGTTTGGCCGTCCCGATCATGGAATAAATAGCGGCCGCGTGCTCGCCGCCGCTGTCGGCGCCGGTGAACAGATCGTTGCGCCGGCCGTTGGCGACACCGCGCAAGGCGCGTTCCGCAGCCGGGTTGTCGGTCGGATCAGCGTTTTCAGCGGGAAGTACCACCAGCCCGGTAGTGAATTCTTTGCGCAGGTCATTCGCATGCGGGATGCGGTTCCATTTTTATTCCGATCAGTTGCGGCGCCGACAACCGGACACCCCCCCCCCCTCAGTTCTGCGCATGGAACCAAGCACCCCTTTCCACACACACATGGCGGCAGGGCGTCGTCACGCGGACAGCGCCGGCATCAACGCTTACTTACCAGGGAGGGCACGCCGAAAGCCAGTACGCAACACTGCGTTGGCGGGAGGCGTGCGCATCGACACTATGGCATCGTCACGACGCGCGCTTGGCTTTTCACCCATCACCGCATGCTGCGCCACGCAGCCGCCCGACCCCGTCGCCGCCGGCCCGCGCCGCCGCGGCATGGGCCGCAAGGATGCTGCCGGCCCGCGGCCGCTGTAGGCGCAGCATGGCAAGCCAATCGATTTCGTCACTGCAAGGCCCACTGTCCGCGCAGAGCGCGCCGGTGGCGTCGGCGGCGAGCGCTGCCGGCACCGCTAGCGAAGCCATCGGCAAAGCCGGCTTCGACGACCTGGCCGGCATCGGTACGGTCCAGGCGCATCTGCCCAAGGTCCGCATGCCGCTGGCGCGCCGCCTGGCGCGCACGCAGACCGCCGCGCTTCCGGCCGCCCAGGACGAGTACGACACACCGCTCGCGACGGCGGCCGCACACTTGATCGAGTCGCTGGCGCAGCCGGGGGAGGATGGGCGCGAGCGCTGGCAGGGCACCCAGGATCCGCTCCAGCAACAGATGCTGCTGGAACAAGCGCGCCAGCAGCTCGACGAGCAAGCCGACGATGGCAGCGGCCGGCGCGACACGGTCGGCGCCCGGCTCGATGCGATGCAGGCCGGCCTGGGCGCGCGTCACGGCGCCGCCATCGCCGAGGGCCGGCGCCATGCCGACGCCTTCGAAGGCGCGCTGGCCACCCTGGACGCCGCCGCGCCCGGCGCCAGCGCGCCCACCTTGTCCGCGCTGCGGCGCCAGTTTGGCGCGCCGGCCAGCGGCCGCCGCGATTCGCCGTTGGCGCCCGCCGCGCTGCTCGACATCCTGCTCGCTCATGCGGACCAGGCCGGCACCGCTGGCGCGCTGGGCCGTCCACCGGCGCGGCTGCACGAAGAATTGCGCCGCCGCGGCCGCTCCGGTCCGCGTCTGTGGCTGTCGCTGCAGGACGCTGCCTGCTTCCAGCTGGTCAACACCAGCTATGCGCTGGCGGGCGAGCTGCGCCGCGAGCTGTCGGAGCGCGCCGGAACCGCGCCGCTGGCCGGGCAGGGCGCGCTGGCCAGACTGCTGCTGGGCTTGGGCGAAGCGGACGCCGGCCAGGCCGCACCACTGCTGCGCCAGCTGGTCGACATGGAGCGCCTGACGCCGCGCCAGCGCGCCGCCGCCTGCCAGAGCCTGCGCGCCACCATCGCGCGCTGTCCGGACGCTATGTGGAGCGGGGCCGCGCCGTCCCAGCGCCCGCGCCTGCTCGACCAGCTGCAAGAACTGATCATCGAACACCATGCCGCCGCGCCGGCCTTGTCGGCAGCACCCGGTGACGCGCTGCAATCGCGGCTGCGTCTGGACCACCTCAGCACCAGGAGCACTTGATGGAACATATGACAGCGCAACTGGCGCAGTTGCTGCGCCAGGCCCGCGATGGCCAGGTCGTGATGCGGCAGGCTGGGGACGACGGCCTGCAACTGCTGGCCTATCCCTTGCCCGACGGCGCCCTGGTGGCGCTCGGCTTCGGACGCGACAGCGCGCACCGCGTGCTGCCCGAGCGCGTGCTGCGGCGCCGCACGCTCATGCCGGCGCGCTATGGGCGCTGGCTGCCGGCCATGCTGGGCGACGGCAGCTGGTATGTGGTGCGGCGCCTGCGCGACGACGCCTCCGGTCAGGCGGCGCTGCCCGATGCCGCCCAATGGCAGGCCGCGCGCGAGTTGCTGGCATGAGCCGCATCGCAGCGATCGGCGCCGGCCGCGCCGAAGGCCCCGGCGGCGACGCCCAGGGCGGGATCGCCGGACCGCCGGCGCCCGAGCGCAGCGCCGCGCTCAACCGCACCGACCTGTCGCCGTGGGAAGCGGCGGCCTCCTTGCCGCCGGCGGCGCCGGCCGGCCAGGAAACGCTGGCGCCGCTGACCCGCTTTCTCGGCGCCGCCCTGACGGCGGCCAATCCGGCCTGGTCGCGCGATCCCTTGCCGGGCCTGCGCGCGCTGCAAAAGCGCCTGGTCGACCATTCGCTGGCGCTCGATCCGGCCCAGCGTGCCGACAGCATGGCGGCGATCCTGGTGGTCGAAGACGCGGTGCGGCTGCGCCTGCGCCTGCAGCAGATGGAACTGGCGCGCTGCGACACCGGCGCCGGAGCGCCCGCATGAACCCGCGCCCGCGCCACAACCCGATGCCGCTCGACCTGGCCGTGGCCATCGGCCTGCTGTGGGGGCACCTGAACACCGGCCAGTTCGAGCCGGCGTACCGGCTCGGCCGGGTCTGCCGCCAGATCTGGCCGGACGACCAGCGCCTGGCGCTGCTGGTGGCGTATGCCCAGGTCGAGCTGTTCGACGGCCCCGACCCGGACACCGCGGCCTTGCTGGCGCGCGCCGCCGCCTGCCCGTCCTGGAGCGCCGTGCTGGCGCGCCGCTGCGGCACCGGCTAGGGTGTGTCTGATCCGCGCAGGGGAAACGCATGCGTTTCCCCCATAGCACCTCAACTGAGCGAAGGTGCCATAGATTCCCGCCTCTCCAAGAACTGGCTTCTGAACTTAGGGGCGTTAGGTTAGCGGATTTCTGATGACAAACGTCAAAACCGTCGTTCCCGCGAAGGCGGGAACCGAATTTTGCTCCGTAGCCGTTGGCTGAGCGTCGGACTTGGATTGCCGTGGGGGCGCCTAGCCCTTCGCGGGAGGTCATTTCTGCCAATGGCAGGAAGTCATTTCCGCCAATGGCGGGAATGACGGAGCTTAAGTTAGCGGCATTAACCTCTGGACTTGCCTCGTTCTAAGGAATTGGAGGAGTTTCTTGGAAACTGGAGGCTGCGCGGGAAGTCATTTCCGCCAATGGTGGGAATGACGGCGCTTAAGTTAGCGCCATTTGGAACCGGCCTCTGAGCTTGCACAGTTCCAAGAGATTTGAGGAGTTTCATAGAAACTGGGACCTGCGCGGGAAGTCGTTTCTGCCAATGGCAGGAACGACGAATTAACGGTATCGAAATGTAATCTGTTCGCGCCGACTTGTCAGACACACTCTAGCCATTGTCTCAACCGGAGCGGCCGGCACCAGCGGCCCTCCGTTCCACTTTCTTCACCACGCCAGGAAAACCGCATGCTCAACAACATCGTCATGTCCCTCAACGCGCTCGCCGCCCGCATGGCCAAGCGGGCCGAACTCGCGACCGCCGCTCTGGTGATCGCCATCGTCTTCATGCTGGTGCTGCCGATGCCGGCCTGGCTGCTCGACATCCTGATCGCGCTCAATCTGTGCGCCGCCGGCCTGATGGTGGTGGTGTCGATGTACATGCCCGGGCCGACCGCGTTCTCCACCTTTCCCACGGTCCTGCTGCTGACCACCCTGTTCCGGCTGGCGCTGGAAGTCGCCACTACCCGCCTGATCCTGCTCGAAGGCAATGCCGGTCACATCGTCGAAACCTTCGGCAACTTTGTCGTCGGCGGCAACCTGGTGGTCGGCCTGGTGATCTTCCTGATCCTGACGGTGGTGCAGTTCATCGTCATCACCAAGGGCTCCGAGCGGGTCTCCGAAGTGTCGGCGCGCTTTTCGCTCGACGCCATGCCGGGCAAGCAGATGTCGATCGACAGCGACCTGCGCTCCGGCCTGCTGAGCCCCGACGAGGCCAAGAAAAAGCGCGCCGTGCTGGGCCAGGAAAGCCAGCTGCATGGCGCCATGGACGGTGCCATGAAGTTCGTCAAGGGCGATTCGATCGCCGGCATCTTCATCGTCGTGGTCAACCTGGTGGGCGGCATCGCCATCGGCATGTTGCAGCACAACCTGGCGGCGTCCGAGGCGGTGCGCCTGTACGCCATCCTGTCGATCGGCGACGCCCTCATCGCGCAGATCCCGGCGCTGCTCATTTCGCTGGCGGCCGGCATGATCACCACCCGCGTGCCGCTCGGCGACGACAAGCCGGACGAGGCGCCCAGCAATATCGGCCAGGACATCGCCGCCCAGCTGTTCGGCGAGCCGCGCGCCTTGCTCACGGCGGCCGCCATCATGCTGCTGTTCGGCCTGATTCCCGGCATGCCGACCGCCGTGTTCATGATACTGGCCTTGCTTCTCGGCGGCGGCGGCGCGGCCGGCCTGCTCAAGCCGCGCGCGCTGGCGGCCAGCCAGCGCCAGACGGCCGAGGTGGAGCGCAAGAACGCCGGCATCGTCGACCTGACCACCTTCACCGCCACCCGTCCGTTCGCGGTGCGCATGGCGGCCGCGCTGCAAGGCACGGCGGCCGCCGACAAGGTCACCCGCGCTGTGCGCATCATGCGCAATAATGTGCTGGACCAGAAAGGCATTCCGGACTTGCAGCCGATCGATTTCGAGTTCCATGCATCGGTGCCGGCCGGACGCATCCATTTCCTGATGGCGGAAATCCCGCTGATCGATGTCGAGATGCGCAGCGGCTATGGCGCCAGCACCGAATCGGTCGAGCGCCTCGAACAACTCGGCTTCGCGGCGCAGGAAGATACCCTGGCCGGCACGCGCCAGCGCCGCGTCTGGGTCGACTTGATCGACGAGGCCGGCCTGCACGCGGCCGGGGTCAAGTACCTGGGCTGGGAGCAGGTGTTCGCGGCCGACGTCGAAGTCGAGATGCTGCGCAATTGCCAGATGTTCATCGGGGTGCACGAGGTGCAGCGCTTCACCGCCTGGGCCGACCGCCGCTTTCCTGAGCTGGGCAAGGAACTGGCCAGGAGCGTGACCTTGCCGCGCCTGACCGAGGTGATCCAGCGGCTGGCGCGCGAGGGCGTCTCGCTGCGCAATGCGCGCCTGCTGCTGGAAACCACCTTGGAATGGGCGCCCAAGGAGCGCGATCCGGATGTCATCGCCGACTATGTGCGGCTGGCGTTCAAGCGGCAGCTGTGCCACGAGGTGGCGCGCGACGGCCTGATCGAGGTGGTGCTGCTCTCCCCGGAGCTGGAAGAGCTGTTGCGCGGCGCGCTGCGCACGACCAGCCAGGGCACTTACCTGGAGCTGGAAGCGGAAGTCGAGCAAGCCATCCTCGACCGCCTGGGGGAGCTGTCCGGCACCGGCGGCGCCCCGGCTGCGTCGCCGGTGCTGGTGACGGCGGCCGACATCCGGCGCGCGCTGCGCAACCTGATCGAGGAGGAATTCTTTTCGGTGCCGGTGTTTGCGTTCGCCGAACTGACCCAGCATAGCCGGGTGCAGCCGGTCGGCATGATCGAGGTGTAGGCCGGGCCGGAAGAAGGCGTGGCAAAAAAAAGCGGCCCGGGCCGCTTTTGCGTTTGCGCCCTGATGCGTCAGATGGCGCCGTCGGGCGCGGTCAGGAATCCGGCATGGCGGTGGGGCGCGGATCGGGCGCCTGGCGGGCGGCGCTGTCGAAGGCCGCCCTGAGCGCGGCGGCCCCGGCCGCGAAGTCGGCGCGCCACTCGCCGCCGCCCGCTTCCAGGCGGCAGGCGCCGCGCGCCAAGGTGGCGTCGCTGCGCTGTTCCCACGCCGCTTCGGGCGGCGCCAGCGCCATGTCCTCGGGATGCAGGTACAGCACCGGCTGCGCCAGCGCGCGCGGGGTTTCTTGCAGCAGGCGGCGGCAGCTCGCTTCCAGCCGCTCGCGCGGGCTGGTCTCGGCCAGCGCGCGCTCGAACAGGGCCAGCGCCAGGTCGACCGCCAGCGCCTGGGCGCCGTCCAGCAATTGCGCATGGCGTTGTTCGAGCTGGCGCAGCAGCGCGGCGGCGCGCCCGAGCACCTCGTGTTCAGCCGTGCGCACCGCCGCGCGCGCCTCGGCGGCGGCGTCCAGGCGCAGTTGTTCGGCCGTGCGCCTGGCCTCGTCGAGGATGTGTTCGGCGGCGGCGCGGGCATCGCGGGTCAAGGTCAGCGCGGCGGCGCGCCACAGGCCGTGGTCGGCGCGCAGCAGCGCGTCGGTGGTAATGCTGGCGACACAGAATTCGTTCATCGGGACTGCCTTGTTCAAGTTGAAAGCGAGGCGGCGCGCACGCGGCACAGCAGCCAGCAGCGCCTGGCGCGGGCCGCCGTGGCGGCGCCCAGTGGCTGCGCCATGGCGCCCAGCAGGACGGCGATGCGTGCAACGCTGGCGGCATCGAGGCCGCCGCGCAGGCGCGGCCACAGGCCGGGAAAGGCGGCCTCCAGATGGCAAGCCAGTTCGCACAGGCCGCGCAGTTCCAGCGTGTCGGCGTCGAGATAGAGTTCGCGGCCGTAGCACGGCAGCGGCTGGGTGGCGGCCAGCCGCAGGCACCAGTCGCGTTCGGTGGGGGGCAGGGTGGCCAGCGCCGCCGCATCCTGCGCGCGCGCCGCCAGCAGGCCGCCGTACAGGCGCGCGGCGGCGCCGAGCGCGGCGGGATCGGTGCCGCTGGCCTCGGCCCAGCGCGGCTCGAAGCAGGGCGGCAAGCCGGGCGCCAGGCCCGCTTGCGCGCACCACAGGCGGTAGCCATCGCGCAGCGACAGCGCGCCCGCCATGGCGGCGTGCGCTGGCGCCTGCGCGGTCGCATGCCAGGGTGCGAACCACCAGTCCAGGAAACCATCGGGTAGCGGCGCGGCGGCAGTCATGCCCTAGTCGCCCTGGTCGCGTGCGACGGCGTCGGCACTGAAGGCGGGCGCCTTGCCGAAGTGGTCTTTGAGCCAGGCCGCCAGGCCGGGATGGTAGCGGCACAGCGCAAACAGCAGGCCGACCAGCATCACGGCCATCAGCAGCGCCAGGCCGAGCAAGGTCATGCTCAGCGCCATGGCCGAACCGGCCTGCACCCGGAACGGTCCCACGTTGCTCCATTCGACCACCGGCGCGGTATAGGCGCTCGACGCCATTACCACCGATACCTTGGCGCGCCCGCCTTCGCCCGACAGGCCGGGGATGCTGGACGCGACCAGCTGGCGGATGCGCGGCAGCAGGGTATCCTCGTCCACCTCGCCGTGGTACTTGACGAACACGGCGGCCGAGGATGGCTGGATCGGTTCGCCCGGCGCAATGCGCTCGGGCAGCACCACGTGGACCCGGGCCGCGATGACGTTGTCGAATTGCTGCAAGGTCGATTCGAGTTCGGCCGACAGCGCATGGATATAGCGCGCCCGCTCTTCCAGCGGGGTCGAAATCATGCTGTCCTTCTTGAAGGTCTGGCCCAGGTCGGAGAGCGCGCGGCGCGGCAGGCCGGCCGCCTGCATGGCCGTGGTGGCGCGCGCGATATCGTCGGCGTTGACGGTCAGGGTCACGCCCTCCTTGGCGGGGGCTTTCTGCGCCTCGATCCCGTAGCGGCTGAGCAGGGTGACGATTTCGTTGGCGTCGGCATCGTTCAGGCCGACCTGCAGGTTGGCGCGGTTGCCGCAGCCGGCCAGCAGCGCGCACAGCGCCAGCGGCAGGAGCGCGGCCAGCAGGTGGCGCACGGACCTCATCGTCATTGCAGCTTGGTGAGCTGGTCGAGCGCGGTGGTGGCCTTGGCGGCGGCCTTGGAGACGAACTGGACGCGGGTCTGGTAGTCGCTCAGTGCCAGGGTGGCTTTCATCAGCTGCATCGAGTCGCCCGAGCGGGCCGCCTGCTCCAGGGTCCTGGAGATGGTTTGCTGGTCTTTGCGCAGCTCGTCCGAGAGGGCGCTGGCGCGCTGCATCACGCGCTCGCCGAGCGAGGCCTGGCCGGGGGCCGCCTTGGGCACGGCATTGGCGTCCTGGCCGCGCTGGCCGAGCTCGCGCGCCATGATCTCGCGAAATGCGGTCTCGTTGACGGGACTGAGGTGCAGCGCGTCCTTGCCGGCGGCGGCGCTGCCTGCCGCATCCGGACCGGGGGCCGGCAATGTGCTGCTGAGAAGATCGGGCATATGCATGGAGGTACTCGCGCTGGGCGGCATAAGAATGGTTGAGCGGGAAGTGTTCGGACTACTGCGGATAAGTGTCGCGGCCGCCGCGAAGGTTCCGTGCTCCCGGGGCGGTATTTCTTTTCGTTTTGCGCGAACTAAACCGGAACCGACCGCCACTCACCAGCCATGCCGGGCTGTCGCCGCTGCCGTTCATATTCGCCACGAGGAAAAAATAGCATGTCATACGATAACAACCCGACCAGCCGTGCGCTGCGGCGCCTGGAAACCCACCTCGACGACAGCGACCTGCGCATGCGCGAGTTCATGGCGGCCGAGGCCGCCGGCGAGCAACCGGACTCCGACAGCTTCCTGCACATGCTCGAGCAGCGTTCGGTGACCCGGCGCGCGATGGAGGCGCAATCGAAGCTGTACGAAAAGCCGCTCAAGACCGTCCTCGCGGAGTCCAAGTAAGCCATGGATAATCACGACCAACTGGCCCGCTGGCTGTGCGCCCAGCCGCTCGGGGAGCGCATCGCCATCGATGGCGAATCGGTCTGGCTGCGGCCGGGCGAGGGCGGCGCCGAACTGACGGCCTGCCTGTGGCCCGATCCCAGCGGCGCGCAGGTGCTGGCGGCACTGCGCCACGGTTTCGCCAGCGCGGCCCACTTCGACGCCGGCCTGAGCCAGTCCGACGACGGCCTGCTACTGAGCTGCTGGCTGCCGTCCTGCGGCGGCTGGAGCGCCGCCGCGCCGGCGTTGGAGCAGTTGCTCGACCAGCTGGCAGCCTGGCGCGCCGCGCTGGCGCCGCCACGCGACAGGCCGCGCCCGCCGGCCGGCGGCGCCGCGCGCCACGAACAGCGCATGCGCCAGCTGCTCGGCGGAGCACGGCCATGATGGGGCTCAGGCCGCACTTGGCGGGTGTCGCCCGCGCCGTGCTGCTGGGCGCCTGCCTGGCGCAGGCGGCGCCGGCCGCCGCCGTGGCGCCCGCCAGCTGGAACGAGACCGGCTTTGCCGTCGACGCCAAGGGACTGCGCCTGTCGCGCGTGCTGC
Protein-coding regions in this window:
- the sctV gene encoding type III secretion system export apparatus subunit SctV, translating into MLNNIVMSLNALAARMAKRAELATAALVIAIVFMLVLPMPAWLLDILIALNLCAAGLMVVVSMYMPGPTAFSTFPTVLLLTTLFRLALEVATTRLILLEGNAGHIVETFGNFVVGGNLVVGLVIFLILTVVQFIVITKGSERVSEVSARFSLDAMPGKQMSIDSDLRSGLLSPDEAKKKRAVLGQESQLHGAMDGAMKFVKGDSIAGIFIVVVNLVGGIAIGMLQHNLAASEAVRLYAILSIGDALIAQIPALLISLAAGMITTRVPLGDDKPDEAPSNIGQDIAAQLFGEPRALLTAAAIMLLFGLIPGMPTAVFMILALLLGGGGAAGLLKPRALAASQRQTAEVERKNAGIVDLTTFTATRPFAVRMAAALQGTAAADKVTRAVRIMRNNVLDQKGIPDLQPIDFEFHASVPAGRIHFLMAEIPLIDVEMRSGYGASTESVERLEQLGFAAQEDTLAGTRQRRVWVDLIDEAGLHAAGVKYLGWEQVFAADVEVEMLRNCQMFIGVHEVQRFTAWADRRFPELGKELARSVTLPRLTEVIQRLAREGVSLRNARLLLETTLEWAPKERDPDVIADYVRLAFKRQLCHEVARDGLIEVVLLSPELEELLRGALRTTSQGTYLELEAEVEQAILDRLGELSGTGGAPAASPVLVTAADIRRALRNLIEEEFFSVPVFAFAELTQHSRVQPVGMIEV
- a CDS encoding HrpE/YscL family type III secretion apparatus protein, producing MNEFCVASITTDALLRADHGLWRAAALTLTRDARAAAEHILDEARRTAEQLRLDAAAEARAAVRTAEHEVLGRAAALLRQLEQRHAQLLDGAQALAVDLALALFERALAETSPRERLEASCRRLLQETPRALAQPVLYLHPEDMALAPPEAAWEQRSDATLARGACRLEAGGGEWRADFAAGAAALRAAFDSAARQAPDPRPTAMPDS
- the sctJ gene encoding type III secretion system inner membrane ring lipoprotein SctJ, which produces MTMRSVRHLLAALLPLALCALLAGCGNRANLQVGLNDADANEIVTLLSRYGIEAQKAPAKEGVTLTVNADDIARATTAMQAAGLPRRALSDLGQTFKKDSMISTPLEERARYIHALSAELESTLQQFDNVIAARVHVVLPERIAPGEPIQPSSAAVFVKYHGEVDEDTLLPRIRQLVASSIPGLSGEGGRAKVSVVMASSAYTAPVVEWSNVGPFRVQAGSAMALSMTLLGLALLMAVMLVGLLFALCRYHPGLAAWLKDHFGKAPAFSADAVARDQGD
- a CDS encoding EscI/YscI/HrpB family type III secretion system inner rod protein — translated: MHMPDLLSSTLPAPGPDAAGSAAAGKDALHLSPVNETAFREIMARELGQRGQDANAVPKAAPGQASLGERVMQRASALSDELRKDQQTISRTLEQAARSGDSMQLMKATLALSDYQTRVQFVSKAAAKATTALDQLTKLQ